In Helicobacter mastomyrinus, a single genomic region encodes these proteins:
- the kcuS gene encoding KCU-star family selenoprotein: MRLRTLFRLWWIKLTLLYKRSDRFFHLLVGMPSYDKYLEHMQIHHPDKIPKTQKEFFTQALEAKYGAGSIKC; encoded by the coding sequence ATGCGTTTAAGGACTCTCTTTAGATTATGGTGGATAAAACTCACATTACTTTATAAACGAAGTGATAGATTTTTTCATTTGTTAGTAGGTATGCCAAGCTATGATAAATACCTAGAACATATGCAAATCCACCACCCCGATAAGATTCCTAAAACGCAAAAAGAATTTTTTACCCAAGCCTTAGAGGCAAAATATGGCGCAGGAAGCATAAAATGCTGA
- the efp gene encoding elongation factor P — MAIGMSELKKGLKIEIDGIPYRITEYQHVKPGKGAAFVRAKIKSFLDGKVIEKTFHAGDKCEEPNLEERTMQFLYHDGSAFQFMDTATYEQIALSDDQVSDVAKWLIDGLNVQILFHNQKAISVDVPLVVELTITETAPNFKGDTSSGGKKPATLETGAVVQVPFHVLEGEKIKVNTETGEYLEKVK, encoded by the coding sequence ATGGCGATTGGAATGAGTGAATTGAAAAAGGGCTTGAAGATAGAAATTGATGGGATTCCATATAGAATCACAGAATATCAGCACGTAAAACCCGGCAAGGGTGCAGCATTTGTAAGGGCAAAGATTAAGTCATTTCTTGATGGCAAAGTGATTGAAAAAACTTTTCATGCAGGGGATAAATGCGAAGAGCCAAATTTAGAGGAAAGAACAATGCAGTTTCTCTATCACGATGGGAGTGCGTTTCAGTTTATGGATACGGCTACTTATGAGCAAATTGCCCTGAGTGATGACCAAGTGAGTGATGTGGCAAAGTGGCTTATTGATGGGCTAAATGTGCAGATTCTATTCCATAATCAAAAGGCGATTTCTGTTGATGTTCCACTTGTAGTGGAGCTTACCATTACTGAAACAGCCCCAAACTTTAAGGGCGATACAAGCAGTGGTGGTAAAAAACCTGCCACACTTGAGACAGGGGCAGTCGTGCAAGTGCCTTTTCACGTACTAGAGGGTGAGAAAATCAAAGTCAATACCGAAACAGGCGAGTATCTCGAAAAGGTAAAATAG
- the rpmE gene encoding 50S ribosomal protein L31 has product MRKGIHPEYVPCKVTCVTSGKQIEVLSTKSELRIDISSFCHPFYTGSDKITDITGRVEKFKQKYNIK; this is encoded by the coding sequence ATGAGAAAAGGTATTCACCCAGAATATGTGCCGTGCAAGGTAACTTGCGTAACAAGCGGTAAGCAAATTGAAGTCTTAAGCACTAAAAGCGAGTTACGTATTGATATTTCAAGCTTTTGCCACCCATTTTACACAGGCAGCGATAAAATTACAGACATTACAGGACGTGTGGAAAAATTTAAGCAAAAATATAATATAAAATAA
- the rsmI gene encoding 16S rRNA (cytidine(1402)-2'-O)-methyltransferase, producing MLALVPTPIGNLEDITFRALEWLKRAHIILCEDSRVSKRLLHLLIERQLLTLPAGVDSQSFIESKQFIPFHSHNQNDIIANLQPSMFEKHILYLSDAGTPCISDPGAKLISYAIAHQLPFDVLPGACALNVAFCGSGVESTPFVFAGFLPHKKLERHSKLMQLTHLRMGEAYSVICYESPHRILDTLADIALLLPSIHLSVQKELTKLHQQRYYGSASEISQALQDSTIKGEWVLVLEVREPYITKEQRTLDYEEVLMLDIPPKIKAKILSKMSDRSVKECYEEIREGGKSDTLW from the coding sequence GTGCTAGCCCTTGTGCCAACCCCGATAGGGAATCTGGAGGATATTACTTTTAGAGCATTGGAGTGGCTAAAACGAGCTCATATTATTCTATGTGAGGATAGTAGGGTTAGCAAGAGACTCTTACATCTCCTCATTGAGCGTCAGCTACTCACTCTCCCAGCGGGAGTAGATTCCCAAAGCTTTATAGAATCTAAACAATTTATACCCTTTCATTCACATAATCAAAATGATATTATAGCCAATTTACAGCCAAGTATGTTTGAGAAACATATACTCTATTTGAGCGATGCGGGAACTCCCTGTATCAGTGACCCGGGCGCGAAACTTATATCTTATGCGATAGCACATCAACTTCCTTTTGATGTTTTACCAGGGGCGTGTGCGCTCAATGTCGCATTTTGCGGTAGTGGAGTAGAATCTACGCCTTTTGTGTTCGCAGGATTCTTGCCGCATAAAAAGCTAGAGCGGCATTCTAAACTTATGCAGCTTACGCATTTACGTATGGGTGAGGCATATAGCGTTATTTGCTATGAAAGCCCTCATAGAATCTTAGATACCCTTGCAGATATTGCGCTCCTTTTGCCCTCTATTCATCTTAGCGTACAAAAGGAGCTTACTAAACTCCATCAACAGCGCTATTATGGTAGTGCGAGCGAAATAAGCCAAGCATTGCAAGATTCTACCATTAAAGGAGAATGGGTGCTCGTGCTTGAAGTGAGAGAACCCTATATCACCAAAGAACAAAGAACACTTGATTATGAAGAGGTGCTAATGCTTGATATTCCACCTAAAATAAAGGCAAAGATTCTAAGTAAGATGAGCGATAGAAGCGTTAAGGAGTGCTATGAGGAAATACGAGAGGGGGGCAAGAGTGATACTTTATGGTAA
- the rlmB gene encoding 23S rRNA (guanosine(2251)-2'-O)-methyltransferase RlmB: protein MRKYERGARVILYGKQPVFYAFNTCPWRIEEIYLTKELPRDIFSQLAKLNKPIKKLDFKKAQALAHGGNHQGILARITPPLPAHLNELKSKDSLLVLDNVTDVGNIGSIFRTAYALGVEGVIICLPSLSQKAIESIARLSSGAFLHLPYGIFANIFDVVNELKNANFTLIGADMNVGQKGKVGQKWALFLGSENQGLSGRLKHKLDTILSIQMAHHFDSLNVAVATGILIDRINYAGQK, encoded by the coding sequence ATGAGGAAATACGAGAGGGGGGCAAGAGTGATACTTTATGGTAAGCAGCCTGTTTTTTATGCATTCAATACCTGCCCTTGGCGTATTGAGGAAATTTATTTAACTAAAGAATTGCCAAGAGATATATTTTCTCAATTAGCCAAACTCAACAAGCCTATCAAAAAACTTGATTTTAAAAAGGCTCAAGCCTTAGCGCACGGAGGTAATCATCAAGGAATCTTAGCGCGTATTACGCCACCATTGCCGGCACATTTAAATGAGTTAAAAAGTAAAGATTCTTTGCTTGTACTCGATAATGTTACTGATGTGGGGAATATCGGCTCTATTTTCCGCACTGCCTATGCTTTAGGGGTAGAGGGAGTGATAATCTGTTTGCCAAGTCTTAGTCAAAAAGCGATAGAAAGTATCGCTCGTCTTTCAAGCGGTGCATTTTTACATTTACCTTATGGAATCTTTGCAAATATTTTTGATGTCGTAAATGAGCTAAAAAATGCCAATTTCACGCTCATAGGGGCAGATATGAATGTAGGACAAAAGGGAAAAGTGGGGCAAAAATGGGCTTTATTTTTAGGGAGTGAAAATCAAGGTTTATCAGGTCGATTGAAGCACAAACTTGATACAATACTCTCTATCCAAATGGCACATCATTTTGATTCGCTTAATGTAGCTGTGGCTACTGGAATTTTAATAGATAGGATTAACTATGCAGGACAAAAATAA
- a CDS encoding LL-diaminopimelate aminotransferase yields the protein MFDEIEFDKIKRLPKYVFAAINEIKLEMRRNNEDVIDFSMGNPDGSTPKHIVEKLCEAAQKEKNQGYSVSRGIYKLRLAICNWYKRSYNVDLDPENEACVTMGSKEGYVHLVQAIANPGDNAIVAEPAYPIHYYAFILNGANVSTFGLKWNQQMELDVEDFFSNIKRVLREVMPRPKFVVVNFPHNPTTIVVYKAFYERLVAMAKQERFYIISDIAYAELCFDGFKTPSILQIEGAKDVAVESYTLSKSYNMAGWRVGFVVGNKKIIQALQKIKSWIDYGIYTPLQIAATIALEGDQSCVEEIKLQYERRMEVLIKSFVEAGWDMQKPKASMFIWAKLPQCVGDMGSLEFSKRLLKEAKIAVSPGVGFGEYGEGYVRIALIENEKRIRQAARNLKAFLKQFQ from the coding sequence ATGTTTGATGAGATTGAGTTTGATAAGATAAAACGTTTACCTAAGTATGTATTTGCTGCCATTAATGAGATTAAGCTAGAAATGCGCCGCAACAATGAAGATGTGATTGACTTCTCAATGGGGAATCCTGATGGTAGTACACCAAAGCATATAGTGGAAAAGCTTTGTGAAGCTGCACAAAAAGAGAAAAATCAGGGCTATTCTGTTAGTCGCGGGATTTACAAGCTACGTTTGGCGATTTGTAATTGGTATAAACGCAGCTACAATGTGGATTTAGACCCGGAGAATGAGGCTTGTGTAACGATGGGAAGCAAAGAAGGCTATGTGCATCTTGTGCAAGCCATTGCAAATCCGGGTGATAATGCCATCGTAGCAGAGCCAGCTTATCCTATCCATTATTATGCCTTTATCCTCAATGGTGCAAATGTCTCTACCTTTGGGCTAAAGTGGAATCAGCAAATGGAGCTTGATGTGGAGGATTTTTTTAGTAATATTAAGCGCGTGTTAAGGGAGGTAATGCCCCGCCCAAAGTTTGTAGTAGTGAATTTTCCTCATAATCCTACAACCATTGTCGTGTATAAAGCATTTTATGAGCGTTTGGTGGCGATGGCAAAACAGGAGAGATTCTATATTATTTCTGATATTGCCTATGCGGAATTATGCTTTGATGGGTTTAAGACGCCAAGTATTTTACAAATAGAGGGAGCGAAGGACGTAGCCGTAGAAAGCTATACATTATCAAAAAGTTACAATATGGCGGGTTGGCGGGTTGGCTTTGTCGTGGGGAATAAAAAAATCATTCAAGCCTTGCAAAAGATTAAAAGCTGGATAGATTATGGAATCTACACGCCCCTACAAATCGCTGCAACTATCGCACTCGAGGGCGATCAATCGTGTGTAGAGGAGATTAAATTGCAATATGAGAGACGTATGGAAGTGCTGATTAAGAGCTTTGTCGAGGCTGGTTGGGATATGCAAAAGCCTAAGGCAAGTATGTTTATTTGGGCGAAACTTCCTCAATGTGTGGGTGATATGGGAAGTTTGGAGTTTTCTAAGCGATTACTTAAGGAAGCAAAGATTGCAGTTAGCCCAGGGGTAGGCTTTGGTGAGTATGGTGAGGGTTATGTGAGAATCGCACTTATTGAAAATGAAAAACGTATCCGCCAAGCCGCACGGAATCTCAAAGCATTTTTAAAACAATTTCAATAA
- a CDS encoding homoserine dehydrogenase — MSKLIVGMIGFGVVGSSVLKALIANRAIINARAGKEVILKRVVVRDKAKAYKKLEELNTQVLVSDNVDDMLNDSQIEIIVELMGGVGFAYEIAKKALSAKKAFVTANKAMLAYHRYDIAHLANGVPVGFEASVCGGIPIIRVLKDGLNANHILTIRGILNGTSNYILTQMQNHKQDFYTALEQAQNLGYAEADPTLDISGGDAGHKLLILASLAYGINALPEQILIEGIEGIMPDDIEFACEFGYTIKLLGIAKKQGHDIELRVHPCMIKKDAMISKVDGVMNGISVIGDCVGESMYYGAGAGGDATASSVVSDIIAIARGENAAMLGFERALEDSKYIRLKSKDEIYSRYYIRLYVSDKPGVLGQVSQILGRHNISIGAFLQKETDDKDVAKMLLSTHHCYEKNVNHALNELESLPSIVQKPYKMRLED, encoded by the coding sequence ATGTCAAAACTCATTGTAGGTATGATTGGCTTTGGCGTGGTTGGGAGCAGTGTGCTAAAGGCATTGATTGCTAATCGTGCAATTATTAATGCACGGGCGGGCAAGGAGGTTATCCTAAAGCGCGTTGTGGTGCGTGATAAAGCAAAGGCTTACAAAAAGCTAGAGGAGCTGAACACACAGGTGTTAGTAAGCGATAATGTCGATGATATGCTAAATGATAGCCAAATAGAGATTATTGTCGAGTTAATGGGCGGTGTGGGCTTTGCCTATGAGATTGCTAAAAAGGCATTGAGCGCGAAAAAGGCTTTTGTTACCGCGAATAAGGCAATGTTAGCCTATCATCGCTATGATATTGCGCATCTAGCAAATGGTGTGCCTGTAGGCTTTGAGGCGAGTGTTTGCGGGGGGATTCCCATTATCCGTGTGCTAAAAGATGGCTTAAATGCGAATCATATCCTTACTATCCGCGGGATTCTTAATGGTACGAGCAATTATATTCTCACGCAAATGCAAAATCATAAGCAGGATTTCTACACCGCACTCGAACAAGCACAGAATCTCGGCTATGCAGAAGCTGACCCTACGCTTGATATAAGCGGTGGTGATGCGGGGCATAAACTCCTTATACTTGCCTCTCTAGCCTATGGTATTAACGCCCTGCCCGAGCAGATTCTCATCGAGGGGATTGAAGGGATTATGCCTGATGACATAGAATTTGCTTGCGAATTTGGCTATACAATTAAGTTGCTTGGCATTGCGAAAAAACAAGGACACGATATAGAATTGCGCGTTCATCCCTGTATGATAAAAAAAGATGCGATGATAAGCAAGGTTGATGGCGTGATGAATGGCATTAGTGTGATTGGGGATTGTGTAGGAGAGAGTATGTATTATGGAGCGGGGGCTGGAGGTGATGCTACGGCAAGCTCTGTGGTGAGTGATATAATAGCTATTGCCAGAGGTGAGAATGCGGCAATGTTAGGCTTTGAGCGTGCCTTAGAAGATAGTAAGTATATTCGGCTAAAGAGCAAAGATGAGATATATTCACGCTATTATATACGTTTATATGTGAGCGATAAACCCGGTGTGCTAGGGCAGGTATCACAGATTCTGGGGAGGCACAATATATCTATTGGTGCATTTTTGCAAAAAGAAACCGATGATAAAGATGTCGCAAAAATGCTGCTTTCTACACATCATTGCTATGAAAAAAATGTCAATCACGCGCTAAATGAGCTAGAATCGCTCCCTTCTATCGTGCAGAAGCCCTATAAAATGCGCCTTGAAGATTAG
- a CDS encoding YraN family protein codes for MSRKKGDLAEESACIFLRERGFEIIERNFHARYGEIDIIAFRDDVLHFIEVKSGKNFEPLLNITPLKLTKLTKAIGLYLSTHNITKAYCLDALIIKNGKCELIENITLC; via the coding sequence ATGAGCCGCAAAAAGGGTGATTTAGCAGAGGAGAGTGCTTGTATATTTTTGCGTGAGAGGGGCTTTGAGATTATAGAGCGGAATTTTCACGCACGATATGGTGAGATTGATATTATCGCTTTTAGAGATGATGTGCTGCATTTTATTGAGGTTAAAAGCGGTAAAAACTTTGAGCCGCTTTTAAATATCACGCCCCTTAAACTTACAAAACTCACAAAAGCTATAGGGCTGTATTTATCCACACATAATATAACAAAGGCTTACTGCCTTGATGCCTTGATTATCAAAAATGGCAAATGCGAATTGATTGAAAATATCACCTTGTGTTAA
- a CDS encoding 3-methyladenine DNA glycosylase — MLESSFSLLKALKQKHLLYDKPSWWWANHGHFEVVLGAILVQNTQWSNVERMLHSMQNTGILSGDSQMDLESMALVDSMVLQSHIIGLQRQKSAYIIKLSRAILSDFGSFENFRQNVDCEWLLAQKGIGRESAYAILNYACLREVMVVDRYTYKLLCHLGREIEDYEELRRFCEEGVRENLNLVYELYPQDMSLAQIFARFHGKIVEFAKAKGDMAHLAKEIESCYF, encoded by the coding sequence ATGCTAGAATCAAGCTTTAGCTTACTTAAAGCACTAAAACAAAAGCATTTGCTATATGATAAGCCAAGCTGGTGGTGGGCAAATCACGGGCATTTTGAAGTTGTGTTAGGGGCGATTTTAGTGCAAAATACGCAATGGAGCAATGTAGAGAGAATGCTTCATTCTATGCAAAATACGGGAATTCTAAGCGGAGATTCACAAATGGATTTAGAATCTATGGCACTGGTGGATTCTATGGTATTGCAATCCCATATCATTGGCTTACAGCGGCAAAAATCCGCCTATATTATCAAACTTTCACGAGCAATATTAAGCGATTTTGGGAGCTTTGAGAACTTTAGGCAAAATGTGGATTGTGAATGGCTACTTGCACAAAAGGGCATAGGGCGTGAGAGTGCATATGCGATACTCAACTATGCGTGTTTGCGGGAAGTGATGGTTGTTGATAGATATACCTATAAGCTACTATGTCATTTGGGTAGGGAGATAGAGGACTATGAGGAATTAAGAAGATTCTGTGAGGAAGGCGTGAGGGAGAATCTTAACTTAGTCTATGAACTATACCCGCAGGATATGAGTTTAGCGCAGATTTTCGCGCGGTTCCACGGCAAGATTGTAGAATTTGCTAAGGCAAAGGGTGATATGGCGCATTTGGCTAAAGAGATAGAATCTTGCTACTTCTAA
- a CDS encoding ABC transporter ATP-binding protein, translating into MLKINNLCATFAHSHHFALDNISLHIAPQEKVALVGESGSGKSMLAQLILKLQSNVIVQSGDICFNNTSLLGLDSKQMRFLRGKDIAYIPQEPLSSLNPLHKVDKQILESFYLHSDVLYPHLRGKALNLKAQERLEELLSLVGLNANLAERYPFELSGGQKQRVAIAMSIVNNPALLICDEPTTALDVLVQKQIMDMLLRLSTKSAILFISHDLGVVRGFCDKVAVLKDGKIIESRSTKDIFHKPKHQYTTFLIESLNLPHRDNTTFVDTDSTLRAMHFDVQVSQRKFFKIHYKTLVSNVCFNVRSGEILGIAGASGSGKSSLALGILRLLEIKGELYLHNTQVETKVLRKKISIVFQDPFSSLSPRFCVGDIIAEALGGRFETYKDKVIWALESVGLSAYHAQSYPFELSGGQKQRVAIARAIVRKPDILLLDEPTSALDKSSQKLILTLLLSLQKQLRMAYIFITHDLEILRALSDNILILHKGQVVESGKSKEVFAAPQSSYAKSLINAFFSQAQDLRETQDIYKDNEC; encoded by the coding sequence ATGCTAAAGATAAATAATTTATGTGCTACTTTTGCACATTCTCATCATTTTGCTTTGGATAACATCTCCTTACATATCGCACCACAGGAAAAAGTCGCTTTGGTTGGAGAATCTGGCTCGGGCAAAAGTATGCTTGCACAGCTTATTTTAAAGCTACAAAGCAATGTCATCGTGCAGAGTGGCGATATATGCTTTAATAACACAAGTCTTTTAGGACTAGATTCAAAGCAAATGCGTTTTTTACGTGGAAAGGATATTGCCTATATCCCCCAAGAGCCACTCTCAAGCCTTAATCCACTCCATAAGGTAGACAAACAAATTTTAGAGAGCTTTTATCTCCATAGCGATGTGCTATACCCGCATTTGCGTGGCAAGGCATTGAATCTAAAGGCACAAGAGAGACTAGAAGAACTTCTAAGCCTTGTGGGTTTGAATGCAAACCTTGCTGAACGTTATCCTTTCGAGCTAAGCGGAGGGCAAAAGCAACGCGTAGCCATAGCGATGAGTATTGTCAATAATCCTGCTTTGCTTATTTGTGATGAGCCTACAACTGCGCTTGATGTCCTTGTGCAAAAGCAAATTATGGACATGCTTTTACGTTTAAGCACAAAAAGCGCGATTTTGTTTATTAGCCACGATTTGGGTGTTGTGAGAGGGTTTTGTGATAAGGTTGCCGTGCTAAAAGATGGCAAAATAATAGAATCTCGCTCTACAAAAGATATTTTTCACAAGCCTAAACACCAATACACGACATTTCTTATAGAATCTTTAAACCTCCCTCACAGAGATAACACCACATTTGTAGATACAGATTCGACTTTAAGGGCAATGCATTTTGATGTGCAAGTGAGTCAAAGGAAATTTTTCAAGATACATTATAAGACATTGGTTTCAAATGTGTGCTTTAATGTGAGAAGTGGGGAAATTCTAGGCATAGCTGGAGCGAGTGGTAGTGGTAAATCAAGCCTTGCACTAGGTATATTGCGATTACTTGAAATAAAAGGAGAGCTGTATTTGCACAATACGCAAGTTGAGACAAAAGTTTTAAGAAAAAAAATTAGCATTGTATTTCAAGATCCTTTTTCATCACTCTCTCCAAGATTCTGTGTGGGGGATATTATCGCAGAGGCGTTGGGAGGGCGATTTGAAACATATAAAGATAAAGTGATATGGGCTTTAGAATCTGTGGGATTAAGCGCATATCATGCCCAAAGCTATCCTTTCGAGCTAAGCGGAGGGCAAAAGCAACGCGTAGCCATCGCCCGTGCTATTGTGAGAAAACCTGATATTTTGCTCCTTGATGAGCCTACCTCTGCCCTTGATAAAAGCTCCCAAAAGCTTATCCTTACGCTTTTGTTATCCCTGCAAAAGCAGCTACGTATGGCATATATCTTTATCACGCATGATTTAGAAATACTCCGCGCCTTGAGCGATAATATATTGATTTTGCACAAAGGGCAAGTGGTAGAATCGGGCAAGAGCAAAGAAGTCTTTGCCGCTCCGCAAAGCAGCTATGCTAAAAGCCTTATAAATGCGTTTTTCTCACAAGCACAGGATTTGAGGGAAACACAAGATATTTATAAGGATAATGAATGCTAG
- a CDS encoding ABC transporter permease: MFDKRILQVRYQVFKQNRRAFYSLILFIAFFVLSVGAEFIANDKPLFIYKDSKMYFPVFVNYTETAFGGDFDTWCDYLDNYVREELLKDAFVIYAPIPYSYNSIIMDLDTQAPSPPDSKHILGTDDKARDVAARLIYGYRISILFALILSVCSVVIGVCAGAVQGYYGGGVDLVGQRIIEILNAVPILFVIIIISSVFEANFWWILCVVLLFSWMVLVNLVRAEFLKARNLEYVRAAKAMGVSDVRIMFAHILPNAMSATLTFTPFIMAGSIATLSSLDFLGFGMPVGSPSLGELLAQGKNNLTAPHLGITAFVALCVLLSILVFIGEGLRDAFDPYIKVHLNDTNTANKVEHSDKIANSGGHNENL; encoded by the coding sequence ATGTTTGACAAACGCATACTTCAAGTGCGCTATCAAGTCTTTAAGCAGAATAGACGTGCATTTTACTCATTGATACTTTTTATTGCGTTCTTTGTTTTGAGTGTGGGAGCAGAATTTATCGCTAATGACAAGCCGCTTTTTATCTACAAAGATTCTAAAATGTATTTTCCTGTGTTTGTGAATTATACCGAAACGGCTTTTGGTGGGGATTTTGATACGTGGTGTGATTACCTTGATAACTATGTGAGGGAAGAGCTTTTAAAGGATGCTTTTGTCATTTATGCACCTATCCCATATAGCTATAATAGCATCATTATGGATTTAGACACACAAGCCCCTAGCCCTCCGGATTCCAAACATATACTTGGCACAGATGATAAGGCGCGAGATGTCGCTGCACGGCTGATTTATGGGTATAGAATTTCCATTTTATTTGCGTTAATTTTGTCTGTATGTAGCGTGGTGATTGGCGTGTGCGCGGGGGCTGTGCAGGGCTACTATGGCGGAGGAGTGGATTTGGTAGGGCAGAGAATCATTGAAATTCTCAATGCTGTACCTATTTTGTTTGTGATTATCATCATTTCAAGTGTGTTTGAGGCGAATTTTTGGTGGATTCTATGCGTGGTGCTACTTTTTTCGTGGATGGTGCTTGTAAATCTTGTCCGCGCGGAGTTCTTAAAAGCGCGGAATCTAGAGTATGTCCGCGCGGCAAAGGCTATGGGTGTGAGTGATGTGAGAATAATGTTTGCGCATATTTTGCCTAATGCGATGAGTGCTACGCTTACTTTCACGCCCTTTATTATGGCAGGAAGTATTGCCACATTAAGTAGCCTTGATTTTTTGGGCTTTGGTATGCCTGTGGGTAGCCCAAGTTTGGGGGAACTTCTCGCACAGGGTAAAAACAATCTCACCGCCCCGCATTTAGGTATCACAGCGTTTGTTGCGCTATGTGTGCTACTCTCAATCCTCGTTTTTATCGGTGAGGGTTTGCGTGATGCTTTTGACCCGTATATCAAAGTGCATTTAAATGATACAAATACGGCAAATAAGGTAGAACACAGCGATAAAATCGCAAACAGCGGAGGGCATAATGAAAACCTTTAA
- a CDS encoding microcin C ABC transporter permease YejB codes for MLSYIVKRLILIIPTLIGVMSINFLLMQLSPGGPVEQTIAKIENLGHLSEASTGSNALYKGSVGLEPELIEEIKKLYGFDKSLGERYVQMLWRFVCFDFGESFYAQQSVLSIIVQKLSVSISLGVFSTLLIYFISIPLGIAKAVRHGSCFDVISSIVIVVLNAIPAFMFGVVLIVLFCGGSYFELFPLRGLVSDHFENLSAWGKLKDYLWHLCLPVLCISIGGFATLSMLSKNCFLEEIHKSYVVCARAKGGSENHILYRHIFRNAMLLVVSGFPAVFVGAFFSGSLLIEIIFSLDGLGLLGYESVVNRDYPVVFGTLYIFTFIALALGIITDICYYFIDPRIHFGGKNV; via the coding sequence ATGCTAAGCTACATTGTCAAACGATTAATACTCATTATCCCCACACTCATAGGCGTGATGAGCATTAATTTTTTGCTTATGCAGCTCTCTCCTGGTGGTCCTGTGGAGCAGACTATCGCTAAAATAGAGAATCTTGGGCATTTAAGCGAAGCCTCAACAGGCTCAAACGCTCTCTACAAAGGTTCCGTAGGCTTAGAGCCTGAACTCATCGAGGAGATTAAAAAACTCTATGGTTTTGATAAATCTTTGGGTGAGCGCTATGTGCAAATGCTGTGGCGTTTTGTGTGTTTTGATTTTGGCGAGAGCTTTTACGCACAGCAGAGTGTGTTGTCTATCATTGTTCAAAAGCTCTCTGTGTCTATATCGCTTGGGGTTTTTAGCACATTGCTTATCTATTTTATTAGTATTCCACTAGGCATTGCTAAGGCAGTGCGGCATGGCTCATGCTTTGATGTGATAAGTAGCATTGTCATTGTCGTGCTTAATGCCATTCCCGCCTTTATGTTTGGCGTGGTGCTTATCGTGCTTTTTTGTGGGGGGAGCTATTTTGAGCTATTTCCTTTGCGAGGACTAGTAAGTGATCATTTTGAGAATCTAAGCGCTTGGGGGAAGCTTAAAGATTATCTATGGCATTTGTGTTTGCCCGTGTTATGTATTAGTATAGGGGGCTTTGCCACATTGAGTATGCTAAGCAAAAACTGCTTTTTAGAGGAGATTCATAAAAGTTATGTGGTATGTGCGAGGGCAAAGGGTGGGAGTGAAAATCATATCTTATACAGGCATATTTTCCGCAATGCTATGCTTTTAGTAGTGAGCGGATTCCCTGCGGTATTTGTGGGGGCGTTTTTTAGTGGGAGTTTGCTTATAGAGATTATTTTTAGCCTTGATGGATTGGGGCTTTTAGGCTATGAAAGTGTGGTGAATCGTGACTATCCTGTCGTTTTTGGCACACTCTATATTTTTACTTTTATCGCCTTAGCATTAGGGATTATCACTGATATTTGCTATTACTTCATTGATCCACGCATCCACTTTGGGGGCAAAAATGTTTGA